acATTATTGCATAACTGCCGCTGCTGCAAATGTTAAAAATCCGCTTTCTGCAGTAACCCAGTCCACAGCAGCAGTAGCGGCGCGAcaatactgccgactgcattactgctggTGAACTCTAAATCCGAAAATTCTTTAGAGCTAAGTGCATGACAGCATAGTACGagaaaaatgtgtaaaaatcttttCTTATTCAGATTCAGCCATAAAAACCATGCACGCTGCAATATTGCTTGCGTGCGCGGCGTTCGCGGCGCAAGGCGCGCACGCGCAGGTCGAACGCCGGCTAGGCAACTTTAGAGAAGTGTTCGCTTGGAAACAGATGACTTTCAATATCAACGGACAGACACgtgagtttttttttcatataatatgtaggtacatacttatgtcatatacagtcagcagcagaagttactaagcgggcgaggtgttaaaaaaaaccggccaagtgcgagtcggactcgcgcacggagggttccgcaccatcaacaaaaaatagagcaaaacaagcaaaaaaacaagcaaaaaaacggtcacccatccaagtactgaccccgcccgacgttgcttaacttcggtcaaaaatcacgtttgttgtatgggagccccacttaaatctttattttattctgtttttagtatttgttgttatagcggcaacagaaatacatcatctgtgaaaatttcaactgtctagctatcacggttcgtgagatacagcctggtgacagacggacggacggaccgacggacagcggagtcttagtaatagggtcccgtttttaccctttgggtacggaaccctaattaccttgacacgctcttattctcttaacaataaagtcgcgtcaagataattttgaacacctcgcccactttgcaacttctgctgctgactgtacctaagtacctaaggTGTATTATGGTAACTTCGAAAGCGTAAGTCTGTACATCATATTTCCATACTACAATCCACCCTTTTCACCCTCTTGGGAGATAATTTCCATGATAAAAACTTTCTTATATCCTTCTCCAGGATTCAAACAATCTCCATACCTACATGATTTGATGATTTCATCTAAATTGGATCAGCGGTTTTTGATTCGGATCTTGAAGGAACCGGCCTTTGCAAAACGGCAGTTTCAAATACATTGGTCTTTTATCAAACGGTAAAACCTGATCTAATGGGTCCTTTAAATGTATTACTGGGGGAATTGGGGCTTTGACCTTTGTTCAAACTTGATTATTTGAATACTGTTGTGAACTCGTGTTTTGCTTACATAGCAACAAGTAAgtaaaagtaatatttattagtacaaaaattaacaaaactTCATTAAGACGAATggatggatcaactatttcttattAACAGAAAAACATCGAGTGTGTAATCGTTCCACATGACATTTGACACCATTtactgataaaaataaatattatgtaggtagttaATCCGTTTTTAATAACTCATACTCAGAAGACTCATAATCTTTattagactgagcatagtaacgctaccccctctgccacttatacggtagttttactccatcttcgagtcaatcccgtgccgtgattggtccgtgtctttgaacggaccaatcacggcacgggattcgctcaccttgtccccccgcacccccgtatttttggcagcatcggtttcatgaaataattgctctaaactcagtctagaggattcctacttaagaataagaataaagaataaaagaataaaattgtttattgccacacacATACAAGAATACAAAAACGATCAAGAAAGAACAAACAATAGACATGTAGATAGTAGAACAGCAACAAATATAGCATAGCATAGTTTCTTAAGtcttcctagtctatgattgcatatcacattgtaTGTTAACCTATTGCATAGAATTGTACAACACGACACCCTGTAGGGCACAGCAAACAGTTAATTCAAGAAAGAGGAGATCGAGTTTTTAGTACAAGATCGAgttgtttgttgtttttaaatgttatttattgtgTAGGAGTACTTTATTGTTCGTGAAAAAATTAATTTGATGTATAATAAGCTTTTTTAATGAGGttttcttttagtttttttttaattcattggCGGACTTGGTGTTATTTATTTCGTTACtaattttattcaatatttttttttttgtgccaTTGAGTTAGGACTTTTTGAATGTAGTTTCAGTTTTGAGGGGATAACTTGCACCAGCTTATTTTGAAATCTGCTGGCGTAAAGTCGGGCGTTGATGTTTTTAATAGGTAAcgctaaataaaatgtaatttagtaattCATCATAGGTACAAGTTGTTCGAGAGATAATTCCACATTGTATTTCATCAGGTTCACAAGCGGTTTTGTATTAAATAGGTTCGTGGTAAGCATACAATTATGACCAAGGTTACGGTCAGTCACGACTAGTGCATCTCAGTAATGTTtacctacaatttttttatgttttcctcATTCTGTACAAGTATGTGGCGGTGGTGGCCCAGTGGATCTGGCCGCGTAGCGAaggtgccaatcgctaacgctccgtagcgatcgaaacggaactgtcactgtcgctctaatatggaagagtgacagagagacacaaagcggttcgatggcgaagcgatagcaattgtcaccatggctaggccgcctgacgtccgacttgcaatccggaggtcgcgggttcaaaaccTCGTGCCAATGAGTTACTTATATGTACGGaatatcatttcatatttaccactagcttttctgtgaaggaaaacaacgtgaggaaacctgcatacatccgcGAAGAAAATTAAACTTTCTACATGGAGGTTTCATAtggtgctatttcccgcactagttcgggaaagtagcaccatatgtgctgtaaatgatttttatacaaagttacatatatctttggtacctataataaaaagcATAACTTTGTATTGcagtaacagttttgaatgattcagggtagtttcactagactcgatatcgaccgggatatggaccgtgattactGACTACCTTTTGTATGTTTTGTATTGCAGTTCTCCAGGACCGTTCCAGCAGCGACGGGCTAGAAGAGGACAGCAGACAGAAGAGACAGACAGATGAGGTCGTCTTTAACAACCACGAAGAGGAACCTGAGAGAAACTGGAACCTGAGTAAGTATAGGTCTGGGAAACCAACtttgtccagacgagctgggcaaatcgaccgatttgatcaggaaaataattggcgccaatctcatctagcgtccacacgtacgcaatttaatcaccaatttgcaggATGGATTCCAATTCCAtggatactaacttcgaaaattggcatttttgtgtccgcacctgctgatttgatcggggaatcaatttggcgtttgcgtccgcacggcctgttTCGATCGgaaaatttcatcagattggtgaAAAATGTTCTCGTCTGGACTCGACTTAAGCGAACAACtagcgaacgcgaagcgaagcggcgcggcgcggcggacccacggcgttcgcgttcgcaacgagatcgcccacgtaggacgtACACTTCTATAGTAggcatcaaaggattgattctccccgcgccgcatcgcttcgcttcgcgttcgcgtgttgttcgcctacgtagtacgctgcgtaaaATAACGAGTtactgacaaaaaaaaatgtaacacacctttaaggatgactctcgttagaccgggccgtgtccgggccggagcttacggagcttcgttttctacggaaagcatcacgtgatcatctgtcatagaaaagtaagcgccggaagctccggcccggacacggcccggtctaacgtgagtcatcctttattgctTACTGTTCCTGCGCCAAAAGGCCCAAAAGCCGTAAtttcctaataaaaaaaacatatggtacctatatataggtacatcggTCATCGACAaggacaaagtgccaaaaatatgtacacactACCTTAATTTATGGGAAATTTGTGACTAACTTATTAAAACTGTCATATATATTTCTTGCACTTTAATCTACTTTCAGTTGTATGCCTACTGCCAATTAAATCCGAGCTTAATATGAAGTAACTGCATTTTAAAACTATCCTCTGTAACTAACTTACTGATTacatttttaatctttattttatttccttacataatatttaatccTTAAATCTATTCTTTGTTTTCTTTATTTGTTATTCTTCCTTTGTTTCATCTTCTCTAGATTCAGGTTCATCTTGGAATCGGCCACAAAGACCTACTTATTCAAGTAAGTAATACTTAGTTAACATGTAAgtgaggcctgagtggacgctgctcacatcacgcgcccgacgccacgctgcacaaATGCgcacatgttaaacaaatgcgcacgtataggagcggccttagtgcacgctgctcacatcacgcgcccgacgccacgctgcacgccccgccgaacgctccgcttcgagcgtccactcaggccttagtgtaaggcctgagtggacgctcgagttgggcgtgcagcggggcgaggcgtgcggcgtgcatgttaaacaaatgcaaacatataggagcggccttagtgcacgctgctcaaatcctttgggagctcgacgccacgctgcacgccccgccgaacgctccgcttcgagtgtccactcaggccttacactaacacatgtataaggacatttatttgtgtgatcgcacaaatatttgttccgtTTGTGAATAACACAAGTAAATGCCCTTACGTTATTCATTCCTTCGTATTTGTTATGTTATTGGTTGTGTGCTCAAATAGAATACTAATTGTGTGCTAAGTTGGTAACATGTTTCATCTCTTAGTAACATAATTACTTCTAATAACACTTACATCATTATTGATGCTAACGTACGCTACGTTTCGCAATCGTAAGCGGTAATCActaactatatatatatctgTAAATGTGTCACTACATAAAAAGGGATTTTTATGTAGTGACAcatttacaaatatgtatatagttTCTTTTTTCAGGGCCGAATACAAACACTAGACCGACATCTACGTCAACAACTAGCAGACCAACTTCACCAAATGGTACGTTATATTGTGATGAACAACGACATGAGGTGTATTCGGGTACTttcgaatgaacgaatagtggcggataattccgaaactgactcttactacaacggaatgtgatgaatcaaagtccttggtacaatcatttacttttaatttactccaactacttacttctacgtacactcttaaacaatcttaagttcacaagcagtaaccttcgtgctaaatttagtgttactcgttccagcgccaagcgagaatgagtcttccaccccatggtacgttatatttatacttttctatcattagaattgacgggtaggagagaagggtcattttcgcgagtaccgacagattaattaacaaatattcgggtaaacactgatcatattttcaatcactacccactgaatgccattagttaaacctaacttacactaaataattataatttattctcaaaatcttatgaaatatcacactcggccatccgactgcgtgctacctccggtgcacgatcaacaataatatcacaggaatatgagtgattttacatgatttttcgggattacccgatttccggaattacccgaaccCTTACTATATTTATATGTACGAGGGGGGGTTTAAAAATTCGCGGCCTAAGTCTGGAAAAAAGACTATGCTACTTTTTTCCCCGCgtctttggcagtttaaatattgccgccattactaacgataattaacgattaataattaacatttaggtactttaaaactcttttttatttattctatatatggccgcgaacttttcagccgcCTCTCGTACGAGTATAGCTCTGATTTCAACATTACTGACACTTATCTGATCGCAGACACACTAAGGCCGCGGCCGGTCTCATCGAAAGCGTGTGCGTAACGTACACGTGCACGTTTGCGTTGTAAATTGTGATACACTCATCCTTATAAGAGACGGCACACcacttgcgtgacgtgtgcgtgcacaGCTCCaacattatggctcctctacacgatggcccagcgctggacaAGTgcgatggccatgcgatggttgagagcacgcactatggaatgggccacgtgtagatgcgtacgcGCCATCGCTAgcccactacctttgatgtgcGGCCGAAAAACCGGCACCGCGGCCATCCTATCGCCATCCtgccgcgccataagccatccgacaccactACACCCTCTGCTACCattgtgtagaggagccattatagtGCACGCGCACgtacgtgcacgtctacgcacgcGCAGCCGGTGTGCTCAGTCCTTTGCCCATATTGatattaccttttttttttttcagatgaaGCCGGTCGATTCTTTATTCAGTACAACAACGTTCCTATGGGGTTGGAGAAGGTTGGCAACAGACTGTTCATAGCCTTGCCTAGAAGGAGGTacggtaagtacctaatatttggTCGTCTCTGCCACTGTAAAATCAGCTAGGGTACCTAGCTAAGGTACCCTGATCGCAAGGTGCCCTGAAGGGCTAATCGCTTTCGCTATACGGCTTTGTCTATctatagccccctccacactcgtgcgcgaatcgcggcgcgaagccgcgaacgcgtgtgtggagtcgattttcgcagacagcgattcacgcacatagtctggagggggcttatcagtcttccatattagtgtgacagtgataggtgcgttttgttcgctacggagcgtaaacgattggcatgttggctacgctcCCTGTGCTGAATTAAGATGAAAATGGATGACGGCACCTTTGCgccgtttctccatacaaacgtagttcccaTTTACCTCTCCGGATATCAACATTGCagaaaatatttgtaatttttcaggaATCCCAACGACACTGAACTACATAAACCTGGACCGGGAATCGAACACGCGCTCCCCCGCTCTGACACCCTATCCTGACCTCAGGCAAGGGCGGCGCCTGACATCTGTTTATCGGACGCGCGCCGACCAGTGCGGGAGGCTGTGGATGGTTGATACAGGACTCATGGAGATACCTAGTTAGTgtcacatatttaaaaaaaaaagttgtacacTATACTCTTTTTACAGATTTAGgaattttcatgttatttctacttGGTATCACGTGCTTGATCGCAACAGAAGAAGAAAAGTGTCCCAGAATTTCCATACTTTTTCggttaatagaatagaatagttttttattcgtaaacacacagacaatgacaagacataattacataaaagaacatagtgaaaataaagtgtcacgaaattggtacatctcagcatgttgctggttgCTGGTGACTTCCAGCGctatcttccgatgagaccatcaagtgagaaataatcacggaaggtaacagacaaaaataaagaaacataaaataagccttaaaataaattacacacAGTTACACAAAccaatacaaaaaaattaacaactacatcatcatcaacaacaactttaaataaaacgcCTCTTTTAAAATATGCGAACTAGTAGGTACGATCTGTAGTGTGTTTTCTTAATGGTTATATCCCCGTAGAGtccgttcggaaagagaagagtcgtggaatgtattgagccccatacattccacgactcttctctttccgcacagactctagtaattGTTTTTACCCTCTTATTTTCAGATAATCCTCAGCAGGCCCAGCCACCAGCGATAGTCGTATTCGATCTGGCCACAGACACCCAGATCCTCAGATACCCCTTCAAGAGTTCAGATGTACCGGCAGCCAACACTCCTACTGGTAAGaacttaatagttatttgtacaacaagagatcaaagtttgatatttcttcgagtgcttattttgagtcccgtgcaagcgaaagattgtatagtacctaatttagaatcttgagcgtagtaagggagcgtaataaataactttgatctcctgtagttcacaaaacttttcacctcagcagtgagaacatattagacatcctgaaaaatgtaatccttcttcatcacttacctattcactcatgttttcttaagatatactaacaattaagtttaattaccacaatcaGACACAgaaacaaaacgtagtaaatttcagtaaaatagtaataattataTGGAACAACGActatcaattgattgacacttcaatcgacaacttttttttgtaaaaaaaaaacattgtaagatacggtccgaattgcggatacgtaatactatttgtaaactatagtagagattcttaaaagtattattggatcggacaatttcatcagattggcgaaaaattgtctcgtctggactccactttaccGAGCTACTGGGCACCCTGGGTGCCCTGGGTTTaggtcaatttaaaattttattcagtttattatttatttcaggccTTGCTTCAATCACAGTGGACGTCATAAACGGAGACTGCTCCAACACATACGCCTATGTACCAGATCTGACCACGATCGGCATGATTGTGTTCTccctgcgagaaagagacagcTGGAGGCTGCAGCACAACTATTTCAGCTTCAATCCCACGGCTGGGATTTTGAATATTGCTGGTAATTATGAAGCGCGGCAATGCGCGGCAGGAAGCGGTAGTTGCTAGTTGACAATACATGTATCGGCAAACAAAAAGTCTAATGCTCGAtaatttttagctaatattataaccggaactATATTTTCCactccttctgcttataatattagttgtaaattaattgttttagtagtacatttttcttcagtagcgaaacttatgccatctggtgtcaagtagcggtactgatagttccactaccgtgacgttagatgtcgactatgaaagaactcgcgttttggtaagaaaacttaccactctttctttacttatatttctctatggttgttAATGATTATTTTTACGCAGGCCACCGGTTCCAATGGAGTGACGGCATCTTCAGCATCACCCTGACCGACCCTGACTCCGCAGGCTGCAGGACAGCGTACTTCCATCCCCTCATCAGCACCGAGGTAAATCGATCTTCGGAGTATACCCATTTGCCCCCACCGGGGAGTAGGGCTGCCAGTACATAATTTTTGATTATACGATCCAGTGCCtgcaattatacgaaattcgattgcattatacgaaaacacaattttaaaaaaatcgatTAATATAAAATCGATATTTTGAAAAACTGGGGTCTTACCGCAAAtgccgaaattcgcaaattgcgggggtctttctcttttactcctatgaaggcgtaataagagtgactgAGAGGGACGCTCGCAATTTGTGATCTTCGATTTTTGCAATTATAGCCCTAACGTTGACGTACGGTTccattaaattttataacaGTATTGACAGTTTTTGATTTGAAGTATTGTCAGTAGTTTGACaccggtgttttttttttcgtatccaattataccgattgaccagctatactaataaaaattccattatacgaatttcgtatcaaattctacgatctggcagccctgCGGGCGGGGACAGATGGGATAGGTGTTTTGGTATAAATCATCCCCATTTGTGCCTGACTTATATAGAtgacggtgatcacgtgatgctttccatagaaaacgaagctccggtagctccagcccggacacggcccggtctaacgtgagtcatcctataCCTAGgtttatagagtcagaccaagctagcTAGCTGTAGAGTTCGCTTGGACtctagcatagactaggaatcctctagacggagtttagagcaattatttcatgaaaccgatgctgccaaaaatactggggtgcgggggacgagttgagcgagtcccgtgccgtgattggtccgttaaaagacacggacgtcacacaaagacactttgactggaaaatggagtaaaactaccgtatatttgcgacagagggggtagcgctactatgctcagtctggaggatgtcttgtctgtggactCTAGTTACCTATAGGATGATTTTGTTGTGTGCAATTAAACATGTAATTACCTGTATGATTTACAGGAGTTTTCAGTAAACACCTGTGTCTTGAGGAATAGGACAGCCAGCAGCGACAGCGACTATTTCCAGAGGTATTCGGTGAGTATCAActaatcttttttatttttattttattaaactaaatataaataatgattaaatgatgatgatgaatgaattatgatgatgatgaaggctATTATTAAATGATCTCCGATGgtccttaaataaatgaatttaatttaatttattgatttGGGAAACAAGcaacataccgtaaaatggggcgagtagggacaaaactgacattcaaacctcgataaaacTTTATTTGTACATGTGACAAActgatttatatatacataataaatgtaacatgaACATGGACGCAATAAAGATATTATGAATTATGTTCCGGCCGTTTGTATTTTGGCTTTTTATGATTTTGTGTAGTTCCGTTTCATAACTTTAAAGATAAACACGAAATAGTAGGAAATCCCAGCTCACCCCGTAGTTGGGGTGAGGAGGGATTTCCTACTAAGGTGAGTTTTGAAAATTGTTGGATCGACACTTTGggattatgaacattataatacgtagcttgatttttttttgatatttcaaCTATAATcatacaaacaagatatatacagttgtattactaaaataaattaaaaactagcttaaatctaaaatagggccttgaggcattgtaccaacgatgctggcgacatttcctcgct
Above is a window of Cydia amplana chromosome 26, ilCydAmpl1.1, whole genome shotgun sequence DNA encoding:
- the LOC134660331 gene encoding L-dopachrome tautomerase yellow-f2-like — translated: MHAAILLACAAFAAQGAHAQVERRLGNFREVFAWKQMTFNINGQTLLQDRSSSDGLEEDSRQKRQTDEVVFNNHEEEPERNWNLRPNTNTRPTSTSTTSRPTSPNDEAGRFFIQYNNVPMGLEKVGNRLFIALPRRRYGIPTTLNYINLDRESNTRSPALTPYPDLRQGRRLTSVYRTRADQCGRLWMVDTGLMEIPNNPQQAQPPAIVVFDLATDTQILRYPFKSSDVPAANTPTGLASITVDVINGDCSNTYAYVPDLTTIGMIVFSLRERDSWRLQHNYFSFNPTAGILNIAGHRFQWSDGIFSITLTDPDSAGCRTAYFHPLISTEEFSVNTCVLRNRTASSDSDYFQRYSVVGNRGENSQCTMHDYHSASNVIFFADIGRNAVSCWKTSNILNPGNVAVLAQDSTRMSYPSDLHVTDDEVWVMANTLPRFGYSRLDPDQYNFYVYRGNVNDLITGTVCDGRTPFAG